A DNA window from Cognatiyoonia koreensis contains the following coding sequences:
- a CDS encoding SGNH/GDSL hydrolase family protein, with protein sequence MSLVYRLTVAASFKLVTAALEIFKRWADDRKVDWVDLGHTPMTHELYRDEIHPNAQGADRIAGVLADVLGPRLQSCQ encoded by the coding sequence TTGTCATTGGTTTACCGTTTGACCGTCGCCGCAAGCTTCAAACTGGTGACGGCTGCACTGGAGATCTTCAAACGGTGGGCTGACGATCGGAAGGTTGACTGGGTTGATCTTGGACATACGCCGATGACCCACGAGCTTTACCGCGACGAAATCCATCCCAATGCCCAAGGCGCGGACAGGATAGCGGGCGTCTTAGCGGATGTGCTCGGCCCGCGTTTGCAGAGTTGCCAGTAG
- a CDS encoding acyltransferase family protein, translating into MKYRSEIDGLRAVAVVPVILFHAGLELFGGGFVGVDVFFVISGYLITTILIDELERGEFSILRFYERRARRILPALFFVMLCCLPFAWAWMLPNEIYSFGVSLMAVSVFISNIIFWRQEGYFAAAAEEKPLLHTWSLAVEEQYYVLFPIYLLLLWRFGRNPVFWSICVIATISLALSEWGWRNYPSANFYLAPTRAWELLAGSIAAFIISRHGVKSNNLLAAMGLAGIIYAIFAFDKFTPFPSLYALAPVGGTVLIILYSDRTTWVSKLLSTKGFVGIGLVSYSAYLWHQPLFAFARIRSYDQSGTPTLLGLGVVSLLLAWLSWRYIEQPFRKGSASVLPRRNQIFAASLVGILAFSGTGWFVRSQDGFPERLTAAQQDILKWESFDRDAAYRKGRCFMMPELDYTQFDDGCLGTGETVIWGDSYAAALTSGWRLNDPEVGQRTASACPPLLGVDMPERPNCKAINDATFAVIAELENPHVVLNGIWWGFDKYLDNLNATVQRLQEAGITNITIIGGTPQFSPTLPKRLISLDLALTQDHRIKADIGDVLAADDVLRTIAARHGVTFVPILPHICDNDGYCDAVITTDAGVFEPIAWDAGHLTPSGALHILRRIFPDT; encoded by the coding sequence ATGAAGTACCGCTCGGAAATCGACGGCTTGAGGGCAGTCGCAGTCGTGCCGGTGATCCTGTTTCATGCCGGACTAGAGCTTTTCGGCGGTGGGTTTGTCGGGGTCGACGTCTTTTTCGTGATCTCCGGCTACCTCATCACGACCATCCTGATAGATGAACTGGAACGCGGCGAATTCAGTATTCTGCGCTTTTATGAACGCCGCGCCCGCCGAATTCTGCCGGCTCTGTTTTTCGTCATGCTGTGCTGTTTGCCATTCGCCTGGGCGTGGATGCTCCCAAACGAAATCTACAGTTTCGGCGTCAGTTTGATGGCAGTCAGTGTCTTCATCTCGAACATCATCTTCTGGCGGCAGGAAGGCTATTTCGCTGCCGCAGCCGAGGAAAAGCCGCTTCTGCACACGTGGAGCCTCGCCGTCGAAGAACAGTATTACGTCCTCTTTCCGATCTATCTTTTGCTGCTATGGCGGTTCGGACGCAACCCAGTCTTCTGGAGCATTTGTGTCATAGCAACGATCAGCCTAGCCTTGTCCGAATGGGGGTGGCGCAATTACCCATCGGCCAATTTCTACCTTGCGCCGACGCGGGCATGGGAATTGCTGGCGGGATCAATCGCGGCCTTCATCATTTCCAGACACGGCGTCAAAAGTAACAACCTGCTGGCTGCGATGGGGCTTGCGGGTATCATTTATGCGATTTTCGCGTTCGACAAATTCACACCATTCCCCAGCCTTTATGCGTTGGCTCCGGTGGGCGGAACAGTCCTGATCATCCTGTATTCCGACCGAACAACTTGGGTTTCCAAACTGCTTAGTACAAAAGGGTTCGTTGGCATTGGTCTGGTCAGCTACAGCGCATATTTGTGGCACCAGCCGCTGTTCGCATTCGCCCGGATCAGGTCTTATGACCAATCCGGCACGCCGACACTGCTCGGCCTTGGTGTCGTCTCGCTACTACTTGCTTGGCTCAGCTGGCGCTACATTGAACAGCCGTTCCGCAAAGGATCCGCGTCGGTGCTGCCCCGGCGAAACCAGATCTTCGCGGCCAGCCTTGTCGGCATACTCGCTTTCAGTGGAACGGGCTGGTTCGTTCGATCCCAAGACGGGTTCCCCGAACGGCTGACTGCGGCACAGCAAGATATCCTGAAATGGGAGAGCTTTGACCGCGATGCGGCCTATCGCAAGGGCCGTTGCTTCATGATGCCTGAACTTGACTATACCCAGTTCGATGATGGCTGCCTGGGTACGGGTGAAACGGTGATCTGGGGTGACAGCTATGCCGCCGCCCTCACGAGCGGCTGGCGCCTCAACGACCCAGAGGTTGGTCAGCGCACAGCTTCGGCCTGTCCGCCACTTCTTGGAGTCGACATGCCAGAACGGCCCAATTGCAAAGCAATCAACGATGCGACCTTTGCCGTGATTGCCGAACTCGAAAACCCGCATGTCGTGCTGAATGGTATTTGGTGGGGCTTTGACAAATACCTCGACAACCTCAACGCAACAGTGCAACGGCTGCAAGAGGCCGGTATCACCAACATCACTATCATTGGTGGAACGCCACAATTCTCGCCAACCTTGCCCAAAAGGCTGATCTCGCTGGATCTGGCCCTGACACAGGATCACAGGATCAAGGCGGATATCGGAGATGTGCTTGCGGCTGATGACGTCTTGCGCACCATCGCCGCACGGCACGGCGTGACATTCGTCCCGATCCTGCCGCACATCTGCGATAACGATGGCTATTGCGATGCCGTTATAACAACAGACGCCGGTGTTTTCGAACCCATTGCATGGGACGCGGGACATCTAACGCCCAGCGGAGCGCTCCATATCCTGCGCCGCATCTTCCCGGACACCTAA
- a CDS encoding MBOAT family O-acyltransferase, with protein sequence MLFTTLSFWGFFAIVGLAYVLLSHKAQNRMLLVASYIFYGAWDWRFLSLILLSTLVDYFVGLAMERETRETRRKRLLYVSLACNLGMLAVFKYLGFFVDSFAGLLAGFGYEADIFTLSIVLPVGISFYTFQTLSYTIDIYRKELKPTDDFLDFALFVAFFPQLVAGPIERARNLLPNIAKPRILSWEALSRGVVLVLIGLIKKVVIADAIGPSVDAVYSSPDPTRLDIVFATWLFAIQIYCDFSGYTDIARGVAKMLGFSLMRNFAQPYFAADPQEFWRRWHISLSTWLRDYLYISLGGNRGGPTKTYRNLMATMTLGGLWHGAAWNFVLWGIYQGALLSIHRALTGRNGHSGEGTNRTFWSWLKRAFAIAAFFQIVCYGWLLFRATSFSQISDFTGKLLGLSAAPMGLTMPMPPFPALLGMVFLFVWDMFTERTGNVRFYSGWPLVSRAALWACMIYLFAFGATTTTSSFIYFQF encoded by the coding sequence ATGCTTTTTACGACGCTCAGTTTCTGGGGCTTTTTCGCGATTGTCGGGCTCGCCTACGTCCTTCTGTCGCACAAGGCCCAAAACCGCATGCTGCTCGTGGCATCCTACATCTTTTATGGGGCGTGGGACTGGCGATTTCTCAGCCTGATCCTGCTCAGCACGCTGGTTGATTACTTCGTCGGTCTCGCGATGGAACGGGAAACGCGCGAAACCCGGCGCAAACGGCTTCTATATGTCTCGCTCGCCTGCAACCTCGGTATGTTGGCTGTCTTCAAGTATCTGGGCTTTTTCGTCGACAGCTTTGCCGGCCTTCTGGCTGGGTTCGGATACGAAGCTGACATCTTTACCCTGTCGATCGTCCTGCCTGTCGGAATCTCGTTCTATACGTTCCAAACGCTCAGCTACACGATCGACATTTACCGCAAGGAATTGAAACCGACTGATGATTTCCTCGATTTCGCCCTGTTCGTCGCGTTTTTCCCTCAACTCGTCGCGGGCCCGATCGAGCGGGCGAGGAACCTCCTGCCGAATATTGCAAAACCTCGCATCCTGTCGTGGGAGGCATTATCGCGGGGTGTCGTGCTGGTCCTGATCGGCTTGATCAAGAAGGTGGTGATCGCCGACGCAATCGGCCCATCAGTGGACGCGGTCTACAGCAGCCCCGATCCGACGCGGCTGGATATCGTTTTTGCGACGTGGCTTTTCGCGATACAGATTTATTGCGATTTTTCGGGCTACACCGACATTGCACGCGGTGTTGCCAAGATGCTGGGTTTCTCGTTGATGCGGAATTTCGCCCAGCCCTATTTTGCGGCCGATCCACAGGAATTCTGGCGGCGCTGGCACATCTCGCTGTCAACCTGGTTGCGCGATTACCTCTATATCTCGTTGGGTGGCAACCGGGGCGGGCCGACCAAAACCTACCGCAACTTGATGGCCACCATGACCCTTGGCGGTCTTTGGCACGGTGCGGCCTGGAATTTCGTTCTTTGGGGCATCTACCAGGGCGCGCTGCTGTCCATCCACCGGGCTTTGACCGGGCGCAACGGACATAGCGGTGAAGGCACCAACCGCACCTTCTGGAGCTGGCTCAAACGGGCGTTTGCAATCGCGGCATTCTTTCAGATCGTCTGCTACGGCTGGCTGCTGTTCCGGGCGACTTCTTTCTCGCAAATCAGCGACTTCACCGGTAAGTTGTTGGGTCTCTCAGCTGCGCCAATGGGTCTGACCATGCCAATGCCCCCATTCCCCGCACTTCTCGGCATGGTTTTTCTGTTTGTCTGGGACATGTTCACCGAGCGAACAGGGAACGTACGTTTCTATTCAGGCTGGCCATTGGTAAGCCGGGCCGCTCTATGGGCTTGTATGATTTATCTTTTCGCCTTTGGTGCGACGACAACGACGTCCAGTTTCATCTACTTCCAATTTTAG
- the xrtD gene encoding VPLPA-CTERM-specific exosortase XrtD: protein MSKSIQPAPSLVSAFTHWGVFWLLVAVIGAGVFFSDGINTMLVAWQLPEYSHGPLIPVLSAFLFLKQLKDYPINPDVHRNRWPGVFLIAFSLMFATLGILAGIGDLVAYALILWVGGILLVSWGWDTGKHFWPGVLHLVYMLPLPGVIYFKVTTSLQLVSSELGVFILRLLDIPVFLDGNIIDLGTLKLHVAEACSGLRYMFPIMSFSYIFATLYRGPVWHKVTLLLAAVPIAIFMNSVRIAVAGIIVQYYGNDWLEGFTHFFEGWVIFLACIVILFGLAWLMLFLHPDRPRLTEALDLDTDGLATQVGRLQYVEASKALIVSSLMVLASVLALQLLPDRGGVAPERDNFALFPRSIGAWDQRGPSRPLTSDVAATLGADDYHQVTFTRPDQQYSVDLFMAWYDDQSQGGVHSPEICLPGAGWEIAWLERSDITQVVGSEVPFNINRAVIQRGETRMMVYYWFQQKDRRIAWDFAAKFWLMVDGVRTGRTDGSLIRITTLIGPDESDVEAESRVREFLIELQEPIARFIPEQ, encoded by the coding sequence ATGTCCAAATCCATTCAGCCAGCACCCAGTTTGGTATCCGCATTCACGCATTGGGGTGTATTCTGGCTGCTTGTGGCTGTCATTGGGGCCGGTGTTTTCTTCAGTGATGGTATCAATACAATGCTGGTTGCTTGGCAGTTGCCAGAATACAGCCACGGTCCCCTCATCCCCGTTCTTTCAGCTTTTCTATTTCTCAAGCAGTTGAAAGATTATCCAATCAACCCCGATGTGCATCGCAACCGCTGGCCGGGTGTTTTCCTGATCGCGTTTTCGCTGATGTTTGCCACATTGGGTATTTTGGCCGGGATCGGTGATCTTGTCGCCTATGCGCTGATACTATGGGTGGGCGGGATTCTTCTTGTGAGCTGGGGTTGGGACACCGGCAAGCATTTCTGGCCAGGTGTCTTGCATCTTGTTTATATGCTTCCCTTACCCGGTGTCATCTACTTCAAAGTGACGACATCGCTGCAGTTGGTGTCTTCGGAATTGGGCGTGTTTATCCTGCGTCTGCTGGATATTCCTGTCTTTCTGGATGGGAACATCATTGATCTGGGAACCCTGAAACTGCATGTCGCGGAAGCCTGTTCGGGCTTACGTTACATGTTCCCGATCATGAGTTTTTCCTACATCTTTGCGACGCTCTATCGCGGGCCAGTTTGGCACAAAGTGACCTTACTGCTTGCCGCGGTTCCAATTGCGATTTTCATGAACTCCGTGCGGATCGCTGTGGCCGGTATCATTGTGCAGTACTACGGCAACGACTGGCTCGAAGGTTTCACGCACTTCTTTGAGGGTTGGGTGATATTTTTAGCCTGTATTGTGATCCTTTTCGGGTTGGCTTGGTTGATGCTGTTCCTGCACCCCGACCGCCCCCGCCTGACGGAAGCGCTTGATCTGGATACTGACGGATTGGCAACCCAAGTGGGTCGTTTACAATACGTCGAGGCGTCGAAAGCTTTGATCGTGTCCAGCCTTATGGTGCTGGCAAGCGTACTTGCCCTGCAGTTGCTGCCGGATCGGGGCGGCGTAGCGCCGGAACGCGACAACTTTGCACTTTTCCCACGGTCTATTGGTGCATGGGACCAGCGTGGTCCAAGCCGACCGTTGACGTCGGATGTTGCTGCGACGCTTGGGGCAGACGATTACCATCAGGTCACGTTCACCCGACCCGATCAGCAATATTCAGTCGATCTGTTCATGGCGTGGTATGACGATCAAAGCCAAGGCGGCGTCCACAGTCCGGAAATCTGTCTGCCGGGTGCAGGATGGGAAATCGCCTGGCTTGAGCGGAGCGACATCACGCAAGTGGTCGGGTCTGAAGTGCCGTTCAACATCAACCGTGCCGTGATTCAAAGAGGTGAAACGCGCATGATGGTCTATTACTGGTTCCAGCAAAAAGATCGCCGGATCGCGTGGGATTTTGCAGCCAAGTTCTGGCTGATGGTCGATGGCGTTCGCACGGGGCGGACAGATGGTTCTTTGATCCGTATTACGACATTGATCGGTCCCGATGAAAGTGATGTCGAGGCCGAAAGTCGTGTGAGAGAGTTCCTGATCGAATTGCAGGAGCCGATTGCAAGATTCATACCAGAGCAATGA
- a CDS encoding Ig-like domain-containing protein → MQEKHLPLDGWISDDGRNVHLTWRDAPRAHRGGVEVSRRPYGATGGDTWQTIEVEPQQGLHVLDPDTQPGFAYEYRVLRRNPDGQVNDVGYWLTGRDIPLRNTDRIVHLVVDQSVLDSIEPYLVRFQRDLIGEGWQVRRYAMPRHASSADRDNLVAVGGLKQELLKSYDAAPDVTHAVILVGHVPFARSGMGSPDGHDPAPHATDLIYGDVDGQWSLTLDGTLRNDTLPSDAIEMQVGRIDFAPIADGDLPREVGLLRDYFDKNHNWRHGRLGDLREAYGKGPSLIGELSALRNVVGPNAIAEGGHHDVGERQPWLWGVNFGDAAGHIYAERYANKAVFAINFGSHKQRIDKSRNAMTALLAQQWYPLAVGWGARPTWWLHHMALGGSIGDVHMRTVNNGIAAEPYDVSMDYYPTGQYLWRNPVWVNLLGDPTLRAFPLKSASDFHAQTSNGGVQLSWTASADPDVNGYVVYGIEEDGRAIVVSGETPVVETEMFNPVVRQLYMVRSIGQKQVYAGSFQTLSQAILARLDQSPIEAPEWTVTVQKSEKLDLATPDGAEILGFVTGPDQGSLARNGEIWVYTPLPDFIGTVQLQYVVSDALTSAVGTLTITVDDG, encoded by the coding sequence ATGCAGGAAAAGCATCTTCCGCTTGATGGCTGGATCAGTGATGATGGACGCAATGTCCATCTGACATGGCGCGACGCACCGCGCGCCCATCGCGGTGGAGTTGAGGTATCGCGCAGGCCATATGGTGCTACGGGTGGCGACACCTGGCAAACAATCGAAGTTGAGCCGCAGCAGGGCTTGCATGTGCTCGACCCAGACACACAACCCGGATTCGCTTATGAATATCGCGTTCTACGGCGCAATCCCGATGGTCAGGTGAACGATGTCGGGTATTGGCTGACGGGGCGCGACATTCCATTGCGCAACACTGACCGGATCGTGCATCTTGTCGTTGACCAGTCTGTCTTGGACTCGATTGAGCCCTATTTGGTCCGCTTTCAACGCGATTTGATCGGTGAAGGGTGGCAAGTGCGCCGCTACGCGATGCCACGTCACGCTTCGTCTGCCGATCGCGACAATTTGGTCGCTGTTGGGGGCCTCAAACAGGAGCTGTTGAAGAGCTACGATGCTGCGCCGGACGTGACGCATGCGGTCATTTTGGTGGGCCACGTACCGTTTGCGCGGAGCGGGATGGGTTCACCGGACGGACATGACCCAGCCCCGCATGCCACAGATCTGATCTATGGCGATGTTGATGGACAATGGAGCCTTACGCTGGACGGCACCCTGCGAAACGATACGTTGCCGAGCGACGCGATCGAGATGCAGGTTGGCCGGATCGACTTTGCCCCCATCGCAGACGGCGATTTGCCCCGTGAAGTCGGGCTCCTGCGCGATTATTTTGATAAGAACCATAATTGGCGTCACGGACGATTGGGTGATCTTCGCGAGGCCTATGGCAAGGGGCCGAGTCTGATCGGGGAGCTTAGCGCGTTGCGCAACGTCGTTGGTCCGAACGCGATTGCGGAGGGCGGCCATCATGATGTCGGTGAACGCCAGCCCTGGCTTTGGGGGGTGAATTTCGGAGACGCCGCAGGACACATTTATGCGGAGCGCTATGCCAACAAAGCTGTTTTCGCGATCAACTTCGGCAGTCACAAACAGCGCATCGACAAGTCGCGCAATGCGATGACAGCCTTACTCGCGCAGCAGTGGTATCCGCTGGCTGTCGGTTGGGGCGCACGTCCCACGTGGTGGCTGCATCACATGGCTTTGGGGGGCAGTATCGGCGACGTGCATATGCGCACGGTCAACAATGGAATCGCGGCAGAACCATACGATGTCAGCATGGACTATTATCCGACGGGCCAATACCTGTGGCGCAATCCGGTCTGGGTCAATTTGCTGGGAGATCCAACACTGCGCGCATTCCCTTTGAAATCGGCAAGCGATTTTCACGCGCAAACGTCCAACGGGGGCGTTCAACTCTCGTGGACTGCTTCCGCTGACCCGGATGTAAATGGATATGTTGTTTACGGGATCGAGGAGGATGGCCGCGCGATAGTGGTCAGTGGTGAAACACCTGTCGTAGAAACGGAAATGTTCAATCCTGTCGTTCGGCAGCTTTATATGGTCCGTTCGATTGGGCAAAAGCAGGTCTATGCCGGATCGTTTCAGACACTGTCGCAGGCGATCCTTGCACGTTTGGATCAGTCACCAATCGAAGCTCCTGAGTGGACCGTAACTGTCCAAAAGTCTGAAAAACTTGACCTTGCAACCCCAGACGGTGCGGAAATCCTAGGCTTTGTGACAGGTCCGGATCAGGGCAGTTTGGCCCGAAATGGTGAAATATGGGTCTATACGCCACTGCCAGATTTTATAGGGACGGTTCAATTGCAATATGTGGTATCAGACGCGCTGACCAGCGCAGTGGGCACGCTGACAATCACAGTGGATGACGGCTAA
- a CDS encoding oligosaccharide flippase family protein has product MVSTIVLTRLLAPEIYGVFAVVLVYLYFLEMISDLGLRSLVLTREGEVTDVFLKTCWTISILRGGVILLFSMVLSLVFLIAQNANLFAQDSPYSASVLPPAIVCIGFAALIQGFETPMRFMSEREMAFGRLTAVDLARNVVTLAVTIALAFYLRSVWALVIGQIFRSVIHVILNNVVFPGPKLAFCLDRESIRVLISRGKWVLGQSTLTVLSQSFDRIFLGFVMTSTTFGFYYTARQLVDLVPQFLQALNNAVILQVFRKLHESTPEDFRRNYYRYRLVLDGAAGLVAGGLIIAAPLFVDIIFDDRYAGVAPIMQILSLSILIFGLNILQNAFNAQHRFDVVTKLSIISVLSLVGGLAFATFVLDSVTAALFVVALHRLPEAIVVTYMGHRRGWVVLWREGIIIAVFALGALLGWGVVQLAELVFWQPVG; this is encoded by the coding sequence TTGGTATCAACTATCGTGTTGACGCGATTGTTGGCCCCCGAGATCTATGGAGTCTTCGCGGTCGTCCTCGTTTATCTGTATTTTCTGGAAATGATTTCGGACCTCGGGCTTCGGTCTCTTGTCCTGACCCGTGAAGGCGAGGTCACGGACGTGTTTCTGAAGACGTGTTGGACAATTTCGATCCTGCGAGGCGGCGTGATTCTACTGTTCTCAATGGTGCTGTCATTGGTATTTTTGATTGCGCAGAATGCTAATTTGTTCGCCCAAGACAGTCCATATTCAGCATCTGTATTGCCACCCGCGATTGTGTGCATTGGGTTCGCCGCATTGATCCAAGGGTTCGAAACGCCGATGCGTTTCATGAGCGAACGCGAAATGGCATTTGGGCGACTGACCGCCGTCGATCTGGCGCGCAATGTCGTCACACTAGCGGTCACTATTGCTTTGGCTTTTTATCTACGGTCTGTCTGGGCGCTCGTGATTGGTCAAATATTTCGCTCTGTCATTCACGTCATTCTGAATAATGTCGTGTTTCCGGGCCCCAAGCTGGCGTTTTGCCTTGATCGTGAAAGCATCCGTGTTCTGATCAGCCGCGGTAAATGGGTGCTTGGTCAATCGACACTGACCGTTTTATCGCAGTCATTTGACCGGATATTTCTTGGTTTCGTCATGACGTCCACGACTTTCGGTTTTTACTACACAGCCCGCCAGTTGGTTGATCTGGTTCCGCAGTTCCTGCAGGCGTTGAACAATGCTGTGATCCTTCAAGTCTTCCGCAAGCTACATGAGTCCACGCCGGAAGACTTTCGCCGAAATTATTACAGGTATCGCCTTGTATTGGACGGGGCTGCAGGACTGGTTGCTGGCGGGTTGATTATTGCCGCTCCGTTATTCGTGGATATCATCTTTGACGACCGATATGCCGGGGTCGCGCCGATCATGCAGATACTTAGCCTCTCGATCCTGATATTTGGTCTGAATATTCTGCAGAACGCGTTCAATGCTCAACACCGCTTTGACGTTGTCACGAAGTTATCGATCATTTCGGTTCTGAGTCTGGTTGGCGGGCTCGCTTTCGCAACGTTCGTCTTGGATTCTGTGACTGCTGCCTTGTTCGTCGTTGCTTTGCACCGACTGCCCGAGGCAATTGTCGTAACTTATATGGGTCATCGCCGCGGCTGGGTCGTCTTGTGGCGCGAAGGAATTATCATTGCTGTCTTTGCTTTGGGTGCGCTGTTAGGCTGGGGTGTGGTTCAACTGGCTGAATTGGTATTCTGGCAACCTGTCGGCTAG
- a CDS encoding glycosyltransferase, with protein MRFLFFIPDTPIARGGISVTLDVIEVLNTNGIPALAIYDRPDFEYNIHTKRAPRVWSQSMRQPRDLSGLKNKARLIRDIALGRNKRPRKNAEPCAAWERQKDDVLVVPEWVSEWMPHNLPSDLPLVLFNQNPFSLLYAFAKPGFEKDRYLTSLSVSDACSAGSRMVLGKEPVTFPLYISDELYSFQPQKKFQIAYMPRKRGGEATALVKTLQAAPELEGISFVPIGGVTTKEAARLIRESLFFLSFSDREGFGLPPAEAMATGSVVIGYAGVGGDEFFDASTGILVPENNVTLFYEEAVRVIAGYRSNPEGLDGLRRKASEIIAKRYNRANFEAGVLDAFSQIESLVRT; from the coding sequence ATGCGGTTCTTATTCTTCATTCCCGACACACCGATTGCACGGGGTGGGATATCGGTAACACTCGACGTGATCGAGGTTCTCAACACGAACGGAATCCCCGCACTTGCCATCTATGACCGTCCGGATTTCGAATATAACATTCACACAAAGCGAGCCCCTCGTGTCTGGTCACAATCGATGCGGCAGCCCCGCGACCTGTCGGGATTGAAAAACAAGGCCCGCTTGATACGTGACATCGCCCTCGGGCGAAATAAACGGCCACGCAAGAATGCCGAGCCTTGCGCAGCGTGGGAAAGACAGAAAGACGATGTTCTGGTTGTTCCGGAATGGGTCTCGGAATGGATGCCGCACAATCTACCTTCGGACCTGCCGCTTGTCCTTTTCAACCAAAACCCGTTTTCGTTACTGTATGCGTTTGCCAAGCCAGGTTTCGAAAAAGACAGGTATCTGACGTCACTGTCCGTATCAGATGCATGTTCAGCCGGCAGTCGTATGGTCTTGGGCAAGGAACCGGTAACCTTCCCACTTTACATCTCGGATGAGCTTTACAGCTTCCAGCCGCAGAAGAAATTTCAGATTGCGTATATGCCAAGAAAACGCGGTGGTGAGGCGACAGCGCTGGTCAAAACGTTGCAAGCAGCGCCAGAACTTGAAGGCATCTCCTTCGTACCGATCGGCGGGGTCACAACGAAAGAAGCTGCGCGCCTGATCCGGGAGTCATTGTTCTTCTTGTCATTTTCCGATCGCGAAGGATTTGGCCTTCCCCCCGCTGAAGCAATGGCGACTGGTAGCGTGGTAATCGGTTATGCCGGAGTCGGTGGGGATGAGTTCTTTGACGCGTCAACCGGTATCCTGGTCCCGGAGAACAACGTGACCCTATTTTACGAAGAAGCGGTCCGCGTCATCGCAGGCTACCGGAGCAATCCGGAGGGCCTTGATGGTTTGCGTCGCAAAGCGTCCGAGATCATCGCGAAAAGATATAACAGGGCGAACTTCGAAGCCGGAGTTCTGGACGCTTTCTCGCAGATCGAAAGCTTGGTCCGTACCTAG
- a CDS encoding galactosyl transferase: MKDLTFVIPIRHPDNLRNRDMQVQILRKTFKSYTAQTCDNWRAVIVANPGTPLPELPQGFEVAWVDFGPNPQHELKQHDFKEALHFFLFDKGRRVWAGIKAFPDSRYFMVMDDDDLVSRDLTEFVRDNGGPNGWYLNKGYGIDPDGAFAMSIDRFHKTSGSSHIVRADLYPLPEKDDENFRKYVMTWLGAHGGITELFEDLGKPLEPLPFHGAVYMVNNPNSHSNSNSMLRQYVINKDSLLRPWTLPAKIAKLRRVDKRFKDEFLGGA; this comes from the coding sequence ATGAAAGATCTGACGTTCGTTATTCCGATCCGCCATCCGGACAACCTGCGTAACCGCGATATGCAGGTGCAGATTCTGCGCAAAACCTTTAAATCCTATACAGCACAGACCTGTGACAACTGGCGCGCAGTTATCGTGGCCAATCCAGGGACGCCTTTGCCCGAACTGCCTCAAGGGTTCGAGGTGGCATGGGTCGATTTCGGGCCAAACCCGCAGCACGAACTCAAGCAGCATGATTTCAAGGAAGCGCTACACTTCTTCCTGTTCGACAAGGGGCGTCGTGTCTGGGCCGGGATAAAGGCGTTTCCTGATTCCCGTTACTTCATGGTGATGGATGACGATGACCTCGTGTCACGCGATCTGACAGAATTTGTGCGCGACAACGGTGGCCCGAACGGTTGGTATTTGAACAAGGGTTATGGGATCGATCCTGATGGTGCCTTTGCAATGTCCATCGACAGATTTCACAAGACCAGCGGGTCCAGTCATATCGTGCGGGCAGATCTGTATCCCCTGCCTGAAAAAGATGACGAAAACTTCCGTAAATACGTCATGACCTGGCTCGGTGCACACGGCGGCATTACCGAGCTTTTTGAAGACCTTGGTAAACCGCTTGAACCGCTCCCTTTTCATGGCGCGGTCTACATGGTCAACAACCCGAACTCGCACAGCAATTCAAACTCGATGTTGCGGCAATATGTGATCAACAAGGACAGCCTACTGCGCCCGTGGACGCTTCCTGCAAAGATCGCAAAGTTGAGACGTGTAGACAAAAGATTCAAGGATGAGTTCCTGGGCGGCGCATAG